Genomic segment of Ruegeria sp. TM1040:
CGATGCACGATGCCGGGACGTTTGACGCCCCCCACCCCGGACAGATCCGCGCCGCAGTGATGCAGAAGCGCATTGACCAGCGTCCCGGAAGGGCTGCCCGGCGCGGGATGCACCACCATGCCGGCGGGTTTGTTGATGACGATGAGGTCGGCGTCCTCGTGGATCACATCAAGCGGAATGTCCTCGGGGCCGATATGACTGTCCTCGGCCTCCTCGACGGTGATGACGATCAGGGCGCCCTCGGCAACGCGGGACTTGGCATCATTGGCGCGGGCGCCATCCACAAAGACACCTCCGCTTTCGATCAGACGCGCCAGACGGGTGCGCGACAGGTTCGCTTCCTCTGGCACATCGCGCGCAATCGCTTTATCAAGCCGCTTGGGCGGGTTGTCCGCGATCACAAATTCAATGCGGCGGCTGGCCATGACACATCCTTCCGAACCTGAAGACATTACCGAACCGACGCAGCTGCGTTTCCTGCGCCGTCTCGTGACCACGTTGACCGTGATCATGGTGGGCGGGGTTCTAGTGGTTATTGCGTTGCTTGTCATCCGTTTGTCGGATGATACCCACGCACCGCAAGTGCCGGCAGATATTTCCTTGCCCGAGGGCGCCACCGCGCGTGCCGTGACCTTTGGCAGCGGCTGGCTGGCGGTGGTAACGACAGAAGATCAGATCCTGATCCTCGACAGTGAAACCGGCGCCCTGCGCCAGCAAATTCAGATCGACTAGGCCTCGCCCAAGCGACCAAACCCGACAGCTTTGCCGCCAGCGCGGCAAAGCATTGATCCCGCACCAATCGGCAAGATGCCTGAATGTCGCACGCGAAGGTTTTTAGCAATCTGGGGAGGGTGGTACCACCTCCTGGTCTCGAACCAGGGACCTCTTGATCCACAATCAAGCGCTCTAACCAACTGAGCTAAGGCGGCACTGAGGGCGATTTACATCACAGAAAATCGGAGTGCAAGAGCCCATGTCACAAGTTTTTTGCACTTTTTTGCGCGGCGGCAAATTCTTGTGGATTTCTCCAAGCACCACTTGGCGGTCACGCAGGCACTACTTCGATGGAGCCCGGAGGATCCCTGTTCTGCGCTGCAAAACACCTGCGCCAGCGGGATGGTGATTCCCTTGTTTTG
This window contains:
- a CDS encoding DUF6476 family protein, with amino-acid sequence MTHPSEPEDITEPTQLRFLRRLVTTLTVIMVGGVLVVIALLVIRLSDDTHAPQVPADISLPEGATARAVTFGSGWLAVVTTEDQILILDSETGALRQQIQID